The following DNA comes from Ricinus communis isolate WT05 ecotype wild-type chromosome 10, ASM1957865v1, whole genome shotgun sequence.
TAATTTTGGGGTACAACAGGtaacattttctttcaaaatcattacaaattaacttttcttttaaaattgatataaactttaaaatagtTTTACCGATGTGGATATGCAAGACCCATTAGTCAGCTGCtaaaaatcaatcaatattatattaatgcCAACTCCTATACTCCTTTTCTGttctattttcaaataatcaaTTAGTTATTGAAAGgttcatttcaattatttaatgcAGCCTTTGTCTAATAAGAAAGGGCGAAGAGGTTGTCTTTCTCTCTGCCTAGTCTTCAGCAGTTCCTAATCAACCATCAGTTAGGGGTTTATGTGGCAAAGAAGTGTTTCTCTTAGTGctactattaattaattttgttacccttttattttcttacggTAGCTTTTTCCACtgtatcaaaatatatatatatatatatatatgacccattgttattaaaattaataaaaaaattgttatccaaagaaaaaaaaaccctaactTTACTACATCAACATATCAAAGTAAGAGGAAAACAAAGCTAAAAATCACTGACTAAACTGAAACCAACATAAATAGAAATCAACAAAcaatacaaaatttaattaaactcaAACTAAAATCCTATTTCCACCAAATCAAGCAGAAAAGGAAAACCATTGAAACCTAAAATCCCGAAAACCCAATTCCATATGCAAAGAAACCTGTATGATAACAGGAAAGGTATAAAGAAGATAGAAAAAATGGAGTGggagaaagaaataaagaagaagaagaagaagacttCAGAAGAAAAGAGGGAATAATTATCTAacatcattttattaattcctTGTCCAACCCCAGCCGTCAGAGATCTcttatttactttttctttctgcCATATCCACGATAGCTAACTCTAATTCTTCACTGcttactcttttttctttttctctttaatagTGTGTTTTCGGTCGcaataaaataaccaaatcatattgtttattttattttatatgagtTGGTcatagtttataaattttaattgtaaaattttttatatttttttaacaataaatttgaataaatagataataactaaaaaatataaaaaaaataaatttatagttgTTAAAGTTTTAATATTCGAAGTTAAATCAAGATTTTTCaacaatgaaaataaatttagttgaTTAGAAATTcgtttaagatattattttatatttacttttcttagtcgtgtgttattttttttgattaaatattataaatattttattttattttcttaataagaATTTGTTTGTCTTTTATTATAAGATTTAGGATAAATTtgattctaataattaaaaaattaaaatcgtcaaatataaaaatcgaAAATAGACAATCGCACCTAAaatgttatatataattgttatgtcaatacaataaataaagttCAGAGAAAAAACTCATTTTATAACAAGATTAACATGTATTCTTGAATGTAGTCAAATTTTACAGCCAAAATgttgtatataattatttttgtcaaCACAATTGATAAAGTTCAAaggaaaaactcatttttataTCTAGATTAATATGAATTTCTTGAATGTAATCAAATTTACTTATCTATTACAAGttatacttattaattatttttaataaaagagtccttttatttaaaaaaaaaagaaacatcattttattttttagtagcTAAATAATAGATCCCACATACCTATATAagcaattattaattatttttaatgaaagagcccttttatttaaaaaaaaaaaaaaaaacatcattttatttcttagtaGCTAAATAATAGATCCCACATACCTATATAAGCAAAAAATAACTTAAGTTCATGTTTATTTAACCAAAAGGTCTATGATATGTACGGagttttaaagaaaagttcCAATcaggaacaaaagaaaacagaaaatatcAGGTGAATTGTTACACAAGGCACAGTTAAGGGTCCAATTTGTACCTTTGGCCTAATATTGGGAGTTTCATAATCCTTGCAAATgtgaaataaaaatgtattaaCGGGAATTTCGATAAATTCCggagaaaattaaaaactgtACTTCTGAAAGTAGATTCCCGTACTCGATTGTATCAAGTGGAGTTGAGGCTTTTTCTTCACAAAGTGAAATGTATCAGCAAGTTTACATCGCATAAACAGATAACAatggtaataataataatagtaattaaaaaagagaagaaagtaGTGCTACAGAAAAATCAATGTCATTTGTTTTCTGTCTATCAAACATAAGTAGCATAGTCAGACTGTTTTCTGTTTGGAGCTGCTCTTATCACCACCCTTCAAAAAACAGAAGAATAGAATCTTTGTAGTCTCAATGAGCAAGACCAGACGAATTTGCATCAGGGTGTTCATTTGTCATCACGACACAACTTCTAATCTCCTTGGGTAGCATAGTATTAATAATACAAACTGGAATTGCCATCTGTTTCCTCGGCAAATATCGATCTTATACATCCTTCCTCCCTTGCAGAAGAAGTCTTAGAAAAGCAGGTCATAATGGTTCTTACCATTGTACAGTAGCCTCACAACTTTCCTTGGTTTTCCCTTTTTCATGCCCTTGCGAAACTCAGTTCCATATTCTGCTATGGGAATAAAGCCAGAACCCCATCCGCTCCTTGTATGCTGCAGTCATGAGAATTGTTATTAGATGAGAAGTACCATCTTACATCTAAgttgaaacaaaaaaatgcttacatcatttcttttaatcaaAGCTTTTCCATTTATTGTAAGAAACTGCAATTtgacaaattcaaaatcttgatACAGAATGTATTACTAGATGAAATGCCATAAGCATCAATTTTAAGCAAAGCCCTTAAATCAATGTGATCTTATTGCAAGCAACAAGTAGCAACATTTCTGCATGCAGACAGAAATCTCAGACTTGATATGCGACAATGATAGCACATGCACATAGACGTAACAGAGAGTTTGTAACCAACTCTTACCAATAACTATAGGATAGTAAAATCTTTAACGCTATGCTTGGGAAGTTATACATAGACGGAAGATATGGAAATTAAAACGTGAATTCTACCCTCTTGTGATGGACGAAAAATAAAGAGTGGAATCTACCCTTTATTTTCCCCCCTCATTtacttcaaattttttttttgaaaaaaaaaatttgccTCCAAAATAGGGAGAAAGTATAGAATGGAAAATGAACTTCCAGATTATTTTTCACCCTCTCCCTGAAAACGAGAAATTATTCCCGCTCTATTTTTCTTCCCTCCTATTTTCCACTATGGATCTATTTCAACAGGAACTTGATGAGTCAATCCGCCTACACACCTTGCTTTCTTCCCCTGAAATTTACAGTAGGTGCAAATTCTCCCAATTTGTGGCCTACCTTACAGTTGCCCAAACATAAAGTAACATCATGAGCATATggaaatatctttttttatcagTGAACAAAATGCAACTCATCTTCCGTGCTGCACATTTAAAGAAAGATGATTagcaatttaattattgaatcCGCAGTTCTTTGATTGATGGCTCAGAGCAATAGGATAGAAGCTTAGCTTTATTCCCCAAGGGAGAAATACAACACAAATATATGGGGCAAACTAAAGTGAAAGCAAGTGTGACAACAACAGAATGTGCCATTCTCATCAAGATATGATGAAACAATGTTCTGCAATTTTGAAGAACAGATAGAGAATGCAAGTGGATTGTAGTTCTCATCCCATGTGCACAAAAAACAAATAACATGCAGTGTATCTGAGGGTACTTTCCTGAGTCGATGTTcttcaaatataattactGCAAGCGAAGTCTTATCTTGAGTTAGCATGCCGTAGATAGTCGCATAGTTATAAAAGCACAAGGCACATCAAGGTGCAAAGAGGTCCTCAAGCTAGGTGCAAGGCGCAAGCGCGCACCTTATCAAGGTGAGgctcaaaaaggaaaaagttcATACAATATAGCTAATAAGATTTAATATAAAACATGCATAAACTCATAAACTAGGTACCACTGTTTTTTAAATCTAAGTCCATTACAAAAACTAGAAAGAAATGCGTTCAAGAGATATAAAACCATAATTATAGACTTATAATCCTACTAAATAACTATAATTCCCAAAGCATGTTCCATAAGACAACGATTCATGATAGTTAAGCTCAATACAATCAtcctcttcttcatcttcttctctaTTAAATTCCTCAATTTCCTCATGGTTGAAACCTTTATCGTCTTCTTTAAAATCTATCTCTTACTCATGTCGAAGTACTTTAGGtgtatacccctcttttgaGAAGATATGTTTTGACTTATACAAACCCTTATTCAATATTCTTTGCATTTCTTGAAGTAATAACGTCTAATAGTAGTGAGGCCCAACTTGCATCAATCCAATTCTAATTATAAGTGGAAAACAAAATTTAGGTCTAACTTTCACTAAGGCGCTCGCTCCTTTTTTGCGCCTTACCGCTTCCTTTGAGCTATGCAACTAGTGAAGTTGCTTGCCTCTGAGTCTATGAGGGGCACAGTTTTGACAAGATGATATTGCACTTTGCACAAGCATTGGTAGATGAATGGACACATATGTACAATTAGTATTAGTAGTAGTAGTATAGTATCTTACACCttatcaaatatgaaaaattaaaaagactTACACGGAGAGAGGATTAGACagtcaaaaataaaaaaatggagtACAATTCTTCCAGAAAGCATGATTTGATCGCCTATTGTGAATCAACCATCAATTTCAAGAAGCTTAGATAACAAGGGGTGCAGATTCCTTTGCATACAAGATGGCCAGAAAGGCCTGGCACTGATTTAGCATTCCAGACTCCGACCAGATTATTAGACTTGCTTAAGTACCATAGGATAATTAGACTGAAAACATGCACAAAGGACTCTTGCCTATAATACCAACTGGATGAGCTGTAAACAGGCATTCACATCTTTTTTCTCTGAGTTTTATATTTGCTGTTTATGCAACATTTTAAAGTATTTGAGAAAGatgggaagagagagagagacagagagagagagagagtaggCCCTGGCCCTTAAGTTACACAAGTTCAATGGCTGGAAATCGTAACTGGAAAGAAACTAAAGGGAAACAAACATACCTCATGCTCCGGAATGTAAACAATGACTGGTTGACTGCATAACTTCGACAGGACCTGATTCAGTGTCGGGGTCATTGGTTAGCATTTGTTTAGACAGAACTGCAAAGAGGCTTCTGTTTAATTGCAAAGTCAATATGAAAGCACATCCCCACACCTTAGAGAGATGAAGCAAGAGAGCAAATGAGCACTTTATTTCATGGTGCATTTGACAGAATTTGCATTGTTATCTAAAAGGCACTAGCTAAAGatttaattgtcaattttACTCTGCTCCTTCTTTGATGCAATCAATGACAAACAATGTTTTACGAATTATATTGATTGAAAAATTGATTGTGTCATTTAAGCTTTTTACGTAAATTATTCTAGTTTGATCATTATGTAACTTGCTACTTAACAAATGAAAGGTTctagtattatataatatactataatatttttactttcattAGCAAGCATCTCATTCAGAAAGTTGTTTTCTTCccattttaataatgaatagagcttgtttgaaataaatcatgtaaacaattcaattcaattgaattctaGCAAAATCATGTGACTTGTGGCATGATTTCAATTTTTGCAACATGTCTTGGTCTTGTAAGTTGAATGAGAGAACTGAACTTTAGCACTTTTTCAAACATAGAGGATTGACTAGAcagaatttaattgaattgaattcttgcattTTTGAATTTCCAAGCACTGCGATCGCTGAATGAGGGAAAAGAAGTCCTAGAAATATCCATGCAACTTCGAAGGTTTGATAGATAAAGTAGGAGTCCTTGAGAAGGCACATTCGCCTGGGGTAACTTCCTTCTTAGAAGGAACTTTTGCTTAATTCAACTCCTCCTTCTCTCTCAATCTTTCAAGGGTAGCTGCTCCAAACCGGATTTACCGTTCACGTCAAATATGCAGCCTCCATAGTTCACATTGGTTTTCTCACTCTAAAACCTAAGTCAACCTCCTGACACAAACTCCATAATTCTGtgataaatttaatacttaGAACCTATCAATGACATGGTTTGCCAACCATAATATCATTAGTAAGGCAAAGTTCTCATCCTATTTTAGACCACTCAACCAAAGTTGAAATGGTAAATAGTCCTAGAAAGTACAAAGTGTAGGTAACTCATATCTTCATGTCCATATCAATGCAAAACCAAATAAAGCAGTCAACAAAGTAATTAATGTTCTTGATATGAACTATTAACAGCATATCACCTTGACAAGTACTAACGATATCTTGGCTCAGTTTTAGAGAAGATATTGTACACTTAGAAATCCTAAGGAACTAGGTAAACTAACCAGAATTTGCTCATGCCCATCAATACCCTACATCCCAACTGGAATAACAGATTTTAACACCTGGGGCATCTTTTATTATAGGTGGCATTTTGTACTTTCAGGTTTTAATGCGCCCTTACAAAATATTTCTAAGATTTGCAGTTGcaaattagtaatttttctCCTTCACAGTGAAAGACATAGGCAGCTCCTGGAAGTTGGCACATTGTTCGACCACGGAAAACTACTTGTGTCTTCAATCTCTTCAGTTGCATATATTCTTAGGTCTAAATGAGTGTGGTGTCTGAAAATTATTAACAGGTGCATTCCTGATTAGAAAGCAAAAATCTTTCTTCTGGAGGCTAATGCAAtcacaaataaaatgaaagaatgaaGAGGGCAAGAATTAGAATAAATGATTCAAGTAAAAACATGCATAAAAAAGAGCACTAACCAATAGCTCTGACTCTCCTCCCCAAAAATCAGGGCGCCCAATGCGTTGACAATAACTGTGGAAAGGCATCAACAAACACGTTGAGATATAACAAAAGCATACATTAAAACGCCTAAATGCATAGTCATCTCCATACTGTTATTGAGGACTAACCGTTTCAAAGACTCATCAACGCTGATGGCAATCAGAGCTTCTTCATACTGCCGGCGTTCTTTATCACCATTACATAAAACCTCCTTCACAGCCATTCGTAGATCatctgaaataaaataaaattttattttattttattttcttgatacCAATGTAATATCAATACATAATTATCAATCTCTTCCATAAAACACAAGTATTATATACCACTTAACAGCTTTAGCACATACTCTGATCAAATTTAACAGCATAAGATTTCAAgacaatttaaattaaattgcaCATAAAACTGTACCTGCATCATCTCTTTCTTCACGTGGATTAAGTGAGACACCCTTATTGAGAGCCATTCCTTTGAcctaatttcataatattaaaaattatcactACTCTACATATCATTGAAAAGAACCTATACCAAGCTacataaaattgataaataccaGTGCACGGAATAGACACCGGCCATCCCCGGTAACCTTCTGAACTGAATAGCGTTCCAATTTTTTCGTTGCCGGTGATCCACTACTTCTAATTAACGAAAACAAATGcaataattaacaaatataaatgtctaaattattttataattttttttttaaaaaaaaaaagaactaacaGCGATGGTCCAATCCTAGCAAAGAAGCGATGGCTGGTGTGTGCAAAGAAAGGAGTCCAAGTGGAGATTGAAGGATCTGGCGAAGACACAATCTCGAATTTAGCAACTCCATGTTTAAGTTGCTCCAGGATATTCTTGTCTGCATATGATTACAACCACGTGTCAGAGGGGAAGAAGATCCATAACACAGCACTATCAATTCTAATTCATTACATTTTATAtgtccttttattttctgaagTATATACCGTTTACAGGTTTCGCCGCCATGAAAATTTGCTCAAAAATAGTGCACTGGACAGTGAAACTGGAAATATGGCACCGCGATAAGGAAAGCTACAGATTGTCAATTGCGTTTCAGAAAAACTAcgaattataaaatcaataatccGTTGTAGTCTAGTCGGTTAGGATATTCGGCTCTCACCCGAAAGACCCGGGTTCGATTCCCGGCAACGGAATTacatattttgttttctttttttctttttcttaaacaagtggtaaaattcttttccttttctttcaaatcttttattctgagttttctataatttatttccaATCTTTTGCATGGTAACGTTGAATATGATCGGCAGATTACCTAACCCAACAAACGCACTTGACAATacccttctttttttctttttttcttggtGCAACTTCATTGGTAAGGATGTTATTAACAATACAAATACTCTTCATCCGCATTTgaattggatttttttttttttgttatttaagtacaatcttaatattatatatatatatatatataatatatatatatatatatatatatttgaatttttatatgctTATAAATGCTTAAAATTCATGAGgtgatttaaaatataaggtAAAggtttgtattttttatgtattcttTAACTGATAATAAGTTATGATACATAGAGAAATTtacacataaaaataaaaagtaaacgGTGTTTTAACTCTTAAAGGGATAACTCAAATAATGAACTAACAGTGAATAGtttaatgaaatattaataataaggaGATATATAGTTTAAAGAGATAAATATGGAGTAGGAAGCTCTCAATTtctaattctttataaatactaTACCCTATAACGATAGTAAACAGATGAAAGCCACTAATCTCTATGGTACGtgactttatttaaaaagatgaGTATATAAGTGGCTTTTGACTacttttatagttttttttttatatttattttacttaacaCTTATATGCTTTCTAATAAagagtaaaaaatattaaattttatttttaacaaactttatttaagtccgtcaagttatatttttttttaaataatcgAATTGgataacaataaatatttttggcagtctaaaataaaaataataaatttagaataatattaatataatagtaatttaaatattaaaatattaaaactattaaaatattgatgaGTGCTTTATACATAAGACGTAATTAACTCAAtctatttagatttaatttaaaatgaatttgatattttttatggtttgcgaaattattttatggaaAAATAATTGGCAAGAATGGCATATAAGAATGAACGGTTGTATAGCCAAAACTCAGCGCAAGCCCGTTTGTAATTAGAAGTCGAACCCTAGGCGAAGCAGCATCGGAACGATCGAGCCAATCACTTTACACACGCTAAAGTCAAGTGTACACGTGCCAGTATGccaagtgaaaaaaaaaataaaaaaaaaatgaaaatttggaATGCTATTTAACGGCCAAACCGAAAATTGCTGGCTCATTATAAACACAGGTCCCTCTCTTTCCTCACTCTCACACTCGCTCGCATAAGAAGTATCGACATAAACGaagtatttcttttcttttcttttttgttgaaaagaaaaaagaaataaaaacaaaccaaacagcgcctctctctctcttgacGATCTCCCCGATGCTTCACCTCTCTCTCATTTTGgcttaaattattattctttttctcttcatttTTTGTGCCTCCCTTCTTTTTCTGCTCTCCTATTGAGATCCTATTTTTCTCGCTCTCAGTTTCtggtaatttatttttagtttttttgcttttcttgcataatttttatttgcccttagtgttattctttatgcaaATGTTGTTCTTTACTTTCTTGCATGGTGAATCTAATTATACAATTATcagattctttttcttcttttgtttaatgTCTTTGGTTACTGAGAATATGTTTGTagttttgattaaaatatagaaGCTCAGCTTAGTTAAGtttaatactaataaatttttatcacttGGGCATCAATCGAAAAAGTGAcactgtttttattttttttttctagtgaatattagaaagatttcatttttttctaaatttgctTTCTTTTCGCAGATTCTTGGAGCTAAATTTGGCCCTTTAAAGATCTAATTAGCAGCAGATTTGGTTGTTGAACTTGGGCTTGATTATAATGGCTTCAATTTCACATTGCCCAGTTTCATTTACTGCAACTGGTGCTTCTGCTTCGGATCTTCTTCGCAGCTCGAGTAATGGAGTTAGTGGAATCCCATTGAGAAGATTAGACCGAGCGCGATTCAGCTCCAAAAAAACAGGCGATTTTGGAGTAGTTGCCAAGATTAGGAAAGGGAAGAAACAAGAGTATCCATGGCCTGATAATCCGGATCCAAATGTACCTGGAGGAATACTTTCTCATCTTTCTCCTTTCAAGCCTTTGAAAGAGAAGCCCAAACCTGTTACTTTGGATTTTGAGAAACCGCTTGTTGATTTAGAGAAGAAGATTATTGATGTAAAACACTCATTCTTGTTTTGGCTTGTTTTATTATGGAGTGGTTTACTAGCTGCCTTAGTTGCTTAATGTTgcttctttttgctttttttttttcaatctgCAGGTGAGGAAGATGGCACAAGAAACTGGCTTAGACTTTAGTGACCAGATTATCTCACTAGAGAGTAAATATCAACAGGTGTGGTTACTTACTAGAGATTTAAAATTGGCAATCACAAGTCAGTTGAAATAAACATTGACAAGTCTTAATCTACTAATCTGTTTTTTGGTCCAATAGACCAATAACATAAAATGTAATTGGTGAATTAAG
Coding sequences within:
- the LOC8273471 gene encoding OVARIAN TUMOR DOMAIN-containing deubiquitinating enzyme 3 isoform X3; this encodes MAAKPVNDKNILEQLKHGVAKFEIVSSPDPSISTWTPFFAHTSHRFFARIGPSLSSGSPATKKLERYSVQKVTGDGRCLFRALVKGMALNKGVSLNPREERDDADDLRMAVKEVLCNGDKERRQYEEALIAISVDESLKRYCQRIGRPDFWGGESELLVLSKLCSQPVIVYIPEHEHTRSGWGSGFIPIAEYGTEFRKGMKKGKPRKVVRLLYNGKNHYDLLF
- the LOC8273471 gene encoding OVARIAN TUMOR DOMAIN-containing deubiquitinating enzyme 3 isoform X4, with the protein product MAAKPVNDKNILEQLKHGVAKFEIVSSPDPSISTWTPFFAHTSHRFFARIGPSLSGSPATKKLERYSVQKVTGDGRCLFRALVKGMALNKGVSLNPREERDDADDLRMAVKEVLCNGDKERRQYEEALIAISVDESLKRYCQRIGRPDFWGGESELLVLSKLCSQPVIVYIPEHEHTRSGWGSGFIPIAEYGTEFRKGMKKGKPRKVVRLLYNGKNHYDLLF
- the LOC8273471 gene encoding OVARIAN TUMOR DOMAIN-containing deubiquitinating enzyme 3 isoform X2; the encoded protein is MAAKPVNDKNILEQLKHGVAKFEIVSSPDPSISTWTPFFAHTSHRFFARIGPSLSGSPATKKLERYSVQKVTGDGRCLFRALVKGMALNKGVSLNPREERDDADDLRMAVKEVLCNGDKERRQYEEALIAISVDESLKRYCQRIGRPDFWGGESELLVLSKLCSQPVIVYIPEHEFLTINGKALIKRNDHTRSGWGSGFIPIAEYGTEFRKGMKKGKPRKVVRLLYNGKNHYDLLF
- the LOC8273471 gene encoding OVARIAN TUMOR DOMAIN-containing deubiquitinating enzyme 3 isoform X5, which produces MAAKPVNDKNILEQLKHGVAKFEIVSSPDPSISTWTPFFAHTSHRFFARIGPSLSSGSPATKKLERYSVQKVTGDGRCLFRALVKGMALNKGVSLNPREERDDADDLRMAVKEVLCNGDKERRQYEEALIAISVDESLKRYCQRIGRPDFWGGESELLHTRSGWGSGFIPIAEYGTEFRKGMKKGKPRKVVRLLYNGKNHYDLLF
- the LOC8273471 gene encoding OVARIAN TUMOR DOMAIN-containing deubiquitinating enzyme 3 isoform X1 produces the protein MAAKPVNDKNILEQLKHGVAKFEIVSSPDPSISTWTPFFAHTSHRFFARIGPSLSSGSPATKKLERYSVQKVTGDGRCLFRALVKGMALNKGVSLNPREERDDADDLRMAVKEVLCNGDKERRQYEEALIAISVDESLKRYCQRIGRPDFWGGESELLVLSKLCSQPVIVYIPEHEFLTINGKALIKRNDHTRSGWGSGFIPIAEYGTEFRKGMKKGKPRKVVRLLYNGKNHYDLLF